From Sinobacterium norvegicum:
CGACTGAGTTTGAGGCAGCCATGAGCAGCCAGTCTGATCAGCGTGACTTTGATGAGCGTGCCGATGATGACCTGTTCATTCTTTATACCGGTGGTACTACCGGTATGCCGAAGGGCGTTATGTGGCCGCATAAAAATGTTTTCTTTGCCGCGATGGGCGGCGGTGGTTTCTTCAGTCCTCTGGGCCCACTGGAACAACCGGAAGATATTGTCAGCCGCATCAGTGAAAACCAGATGATTGGCATGCCGCTGGCGCCGTTAATGCACGGAGCTTCTTGGTGGTATGCCTGTATTCTTATTTTATCGGGTAACAAGCTGGTACTTAACCCATTGCGCTCGTTCGATGGTGAGGGGATTTGGCAGGTTGCAGCCGATGAGAAAGTGAATTCTATCCAAATTGTTGGCGATGCCATGGCGATTCCACTATTGGAATCTCTGAAGGGCAACGAAGATCGCTGGGATCTTTCTGCCGTCTTTAACATTGGCTCTGGCGGTGCGGTATTCTCGCCGGCCAAACAAGAAGAGTTCAAGGTTCAATTCCCTAACTGCTTTATCACTAATGCCTTTGGATCATCAGAATCGGGCAACATGGGCATGGATAACGGCAACAAGAAAGAGGGGGATTCAAGCCTGGGTAATGTTGCTCGTTCTGAGTTTATGGATGTTATTGTCGAGGGCGACAGCCCCGCCGAGGCGCGTCACGCCAAGCCAGGCGAACAAGGTATATTCTCTCGTTCAGGTTATATTCCTGCCGGTTATTATGGCGATGAAGCCAAGACCGCTAAAACTTTTATTGATGTCGAGGGCAAGGGTAAAATTTGGTTGCTGACTGGCGATGCGGCAACGCTAGAAGAGGATGGTACGATTACTATCTTTGGCCGTGGTTCTAACTGTATTAACTCCGGTGGCGAAAAGATTTTTCCAGAGGAAGTTGAACAGGCTCTGAAAGCTCATCCTGCCATCTATGATGCGTTGGTTGTCGACACCCCTGATGACCGTTTTGGTGCCAAGGTAACAGCTGTTGTGTCTGTACGTGAGGGCTTCGACGTCTCTCTGAAGGCTGTTCAAGAAGAAGCGCGAAAGCTGATTGCAGGTTATAAACTGCCCCGTGAATTGCATGTTGTTGCCGAGGTGCCCCGCGGACCAAATGGCAAGCCTACCTATGCTGAGGCGAAGAAGATCGCTTTGAGCCAAGAGTTCTTAGTTAGCTAAAGAGTCTTGGTGTTATCCTCAGTCGATTCAATATGCTGAATCGGCTGACTGGCTTGATTTAACCGTTTATATAATTGAAACCCGTCGCGGAGAATAATAATGACAGAGCTTGCGATCAGTACTAAAAATTGCATTGTTGAGCAGAAGGGCAATGTCTTGGTGGTCACACTTAACCGCCCAGAAAAAAAGAATGCTTTCAGCCCAGCCATGTTGGTAGGCCTGTATAAGGCGTGGCGTACGCTTGAAGAAAACGATGAACTACGGTGCGCCGTATTGACTGCTAATGGCGATACATTTTGTGCCGGTATGGACTTGGCTGCAGGCCCTGAAGGTGGAGAAGATACCGACGAAATCCAGCGTTTAATGCAGTCTGTACCAAATTTACATTGGCAGGCTCTGTTGCGTGAAGATGTCCCTAATAAACCTATTCTTATTGCCGTCGAAGGTTATGCCTTAGCCGGGGGTACAGAGATTTTACAGGGAACCGACATCCGTGTTGCCGCCGAGGATGCCATTTTTGGTGTCACCGAAGTTGCTCGTGGCCTGTACCCTATGTCGGCCTCAACAATTCGACTGCGTCGTCAAATTCCCTATGCCCTAGCCGCCGAAGTCTTGTTAACCGGTGAGCATGTCTCCGCTCAGCAATGTGCTGATTGGGGTTTGATTAACCACGTCGTACCCAAGGGGCAGGCGCTGGCTAAGGCGATGGAAATTGCCGAGAAAATCTGCGCCAATGGACCGCTGGCGGTCAAGGCTGTGATGCAATCATTGCGTCAGCACGATGAATCTATGCCAATGGCAGAAGCCTTGGTAAAGTCCGATGAGATTGCCTGGCCTGTGTTTGCCACAGAAGATGCCAAAGAGGGCATGAGGGCTTTTAAAGAAAAACGTCCTGCTGTTTTTCAGGGTAAATAACTTTTTAAATTTTTAAGGTGGTAGAAAATATGGGTCCTTTATCAGGTTTCCGAATTATAGAAATGGCCGGTATTGGTCCTGGCCCGTTTGCCGGCATGTTGCTGGCTGATATGGGTGCAGAAGTTATCCGCATCGACAGAGCCAGTGCCAATATGATGTCGATGGGGGCCAACCCCGCTGATATTACCGGTCGCGGTCGCAAGTCTATTGCCGTTAACCTAAAAGCCCCCGAAGGTGTCGAAACTGTACTTAAATTGTTAGAGACAGCCGATGCTATCTTTGAAGGCTTTCGCCCTGGTGTAATGGAAAAACTGGGCCTAGGTCCTGATGTTTGCTTAGGCCGTAATGAGAAACTGGTCTATGGTCGAATGACCGGCTGGGGGCAGGAAGGCCCGCTGTCACAGGCCGCCGGTCACGATATTAACTATATTGCGATTACCGGCGCACTCGATGCCATTGGTCGCAGTGATTCAGGCCCGGTGCCGCCGCTCAACCTTGTCGGCGATTACGGCGGTGGTTCAATGTATCTGGTCACCGGGTTGCTGGCGGCATTACTGGAGGCTGGCCGCAGTGGTAAGGGGCAGGTTGTCGATGCTGCGATTACCGATGGCACCATCTCACTGATGTCTGCCACCGCTGGTTTTAAAGCTATGGGTATTTGGGATAATGAGCGCCAAAGTAATATGTTAGATGGCGGTGCTCACTACTATGATAGCTACCAATGTCGCGATGAAAAGTGGGTGACGGTCGGTTCAATCGAGCCGCAGTTTTACGCACTTTTATCTGAAAAACTTGGCGTCGATATCGGTGAGCCTGGTTTTGAAACCCAGTTTGATAAGGCCAATTGGCCTAAATATAAAACCGCCATGGCGGCCAAGTTCAAGACAAAAACCCAGGCCGAGTGGTGTGAGATCATGGAGGGGACTGATATTTGTTTTGCTCCCGTTCTCAACCAAGATGAGGCTGCCGAGCATCCGCATAATGTCGCCCGTCAAAGTTATATTGATATTGACGGTGTCACGCAGACGGCACCAGCACCGCGGTTTAGCCGAACCGTTAGCGAGGTTCAAGGGCCTGCTGTTGGCTCGGGTGATCAAACCGATGAGATCCTGACCGATATCGGCTTTACCGCTGAGCAGATTGCCGCAGCGCGTGACAGTGGTGCGATCAGCTAATGGCGGTCATCGAGCCACTGGCTGCGCCCAAACTGCTTGATGAGGTCATTCGCCAGCGCCGCTCGACCCGACATTTTTCAAACCGTCGTGTCGATCAAGGCCTAGTAGAAAAAATCTTTCAAACCGCTCAGTGGTCGCCTTCAGTCGGTAACATGCAACCCTGGCGTAGCTTTGTCGTCAGCGGTGCCAGCTGTGACCGAGTGCGGCAGGCGCTGTTGACGGCGGCGAATAATACCGGCCAGTTTCCACCGTCGAAGCCGGCGCTGCAAAAGCCCGGTTCGCAGTATGTTGAGCGTGATCGTGCATTAAAAAAACAACTTTTTAGCACGGTGGCAGCAGGCAAAACCAGTCAGCAAAGCCAAGATATCTTAATGGACCATAATTTTCAGCTCTATGGGGCACCGCACTGTGCCTTTGTTTTTTTAGAGCAGGGTTTTAACGAACGTACCTCAATAGACCTTGGTATGTACGCTCAAAATCTGATGTTACAGATGGAGGCTTCAGGTATTGCCAGTTGTGTACAGGCCGAGGTCTGTGTCTATGCCGATTTAATTAAGCAGCAATTAAATATCAACGAACCGTTAACTCTGATGTTTGCCATTTCTTTTGGCTATCAACAATCATCGGATATTAATCAGCTTAAGCGCAGTCGTGCGCCATTGTTTGAGACCACTACTTTTTATAATTAGAAGCGCAGACCGCGCCTAGGAAACGTCATGAGTGATACTGTATTAAAAGAATATCAAGATGGTGTATTAATCTTAACACTCAACCGTCCGAAGAAGAAAAACGCCTTCAGCCGCGAGCAGTGGCAGGCCTTTGCCGACGCCATTGCTGAGGCCAACACAGATAGCAAGGTGGCTGCCGTCCTCGTTACCGGTGCCGGTGCAGATTTTTCGTCAGGCACTGATTTGAATGATTTTACCGCCGATGATGCCGGTGAGGGTGTGCACCCCTTTGATGCCTGTGCCGAGGCGATTGTTAATTTTGATAAACCGTTAATCTGTGCTGCCAAGGGTATCTGTATTGGTGGGGGTGCGACGCTGATGCTGCATGCAGATATTGTTTACATTGGCGACAGTCTGCGTATGCGTTTTCCTTTTACCAACCTGGGTTTGGTGCCTGAGTTTGGCAGCAGCTATCTGTTGGCGCAGGTCGTTGGCACACGGAAGGCGGCTGAAATTATGCTGTTAGCAGAATGGATGAATGCTGATCGCGCCATCGAGTTAGACCTTGCCACGGCGCGCTTCAGCGATGAAAAACTGCTGGATGCGGCGTTGAACAAGGCGAAGGAGATTGCCAAGTGGCCGGTTCGCTCGTTGATAGCGACCAAGCGTTTACTCAAGGCCGATCATCAGACGCCACTCAAGACCGCCCTGGCAGCCGAGACCAAGGAGATGCATCGTCTGGGCGGCTCGGCCGAGAACATCGAAGCGGTGATGGCGATACTTGAAAAACGCGAGCCTGATTTCAGTCAGTTTAGAAAATAGTTAACCGATGATTAAAAAAGCCGAGCTGAGCTCGGCTTTTTTGTGGCTACATTATATTGGCCATGCCGATGTTTTGCTGCCAATAACCATTGCACTGCTGCTGGCTGGCGAGCAAGGGTTGCTGATCTGGTTGCCGATGCTTGAAGGCAGAGACTGTTGCCAGACTGCCGATGTCCAGCGGGCTGATGCGAGCAACATCGACGAGATTGTCCATAGAGGCAAGGTCATTCAATAGGTTGTAGCAATAGCCCGACTGAGTTTGAATACCATTAAGGGTGAATATACGCTGTTGCGCCTGGGACTTTACCGCCAAGCCCTGGGGGTACTGAATACAACATTGCTGACAGTCCGACTTTTCACGGTTTTCATTGCGGCTGGTAAAGCAGCGTGCAGAATAGGCGAGGGGGAGATAGCCGTGGCTGAATACCTCGGTCTCAAAATCCATGTCAACACCAATGTCGTTGGCCTCTTGCAGCAGCTTACTCAACCACTGACGGGACAGCTCAACCGGCATTACCCAGCGCTGCATGCCAAGATTGCGTAGCTGTTTCAATGTGCGAGCGTTATAGCAGTTAATAGCATGACCGCTGACAAAGGGTAGTTTGTTATCGCTGAGTAGGCCGATGGCGCCCATGTCATTGGCTTCAATTAATACCGGGCTGTTATCGCAATAGCGTTTTAACAGTGCCATATCGGCCGGCGTTTCTAATAACGTTTGTGTCGACAGTACAATTTGCTTGTCGGTGTTATTGCTCAGCTCTTCGGTCAGCTCAATCCATTCGTTAGGGTGTAGTTCGGTGCGCTTGCTGCAGACTGTCTCGCCGAGATAAATAATATCGGCATCGCTGCTACTGGCGGCCTGATAGAATTCAACAATTTGTTGCCTACTCCAGTGGTATTGAATCGGCCCGAGAGAAACTTTCATACTACTGTCCTTATTTCCAGCTGCGATGGTAGGCTCCCAGAGTGGTCTGGCTGCCCTCCGATAATTTGGCCAGGGTGTCGCGCCACTGCGGCTCACTGGCATAGTGCTCGGGTGAGGTAAGGGCCTTGTCGATGGCTTGGCGCCATACCGAGGTTATCTGTTCGACATACGCCGGGCTGCGTTGGCGTCCCTCGATTTTTACCGACACCACGCCGGCATCGATTAACTTATCGATCAGATCCAGGGTGCTGAGACTGGTCGGTTCTTCCAGCGCATGATAGGTATCGCCGTTGACCTCAAAGCGACCCTTGCAGAGTGTTGGGTAACCGGCTTTTTCACCGTGTTCGAAGCGATCGATCATCACCTTGTTTAAATAGGTCTCTCGTTGCGGGCCATGTTCCTTCCACTCAACAAATTTTGCCGGTGAGCAGGCGCCAGTGGTATTGGGTGATTCGCCGGTGACGTAGGAGGATAGAAAGCAGCGCCCCTCGGCCATGATACAGAGGCTGCCAAAGGCGAAGACCTCCAGCGGTACAGGGCTTATCTGTGCCAGTTTTTCCACATGCTGCAGCGATAACACCCGCGGTAAGACCACGCGGCTGAGGCGGTAGAGGCGGTGATACAATGCGATGGCGGCGACATTGGTCACCGACGCCTGTACCGAGAGGTGACGTTCGATATTAGGGTAGTGTGTAAAGGCATATTCAAGCACGGCCATGTCGGCAATGATTAGCGCATCGGCACCGATTTCGGCTGCCTTGTCGACGGCGCGCTGCCACCACGGCATATTGCCGGGGTGGGCAAAGGTATTGATGGCAATATGCAACTTCTTACCGCGCTGATGACAGTAGTCGGCGGCTTTGACCAAGGCCTTGTCGGAGAAGTTTAGCCCGGCAAAATTTCTGGCGTTGGTCTGATCTTTAAAACCAATATAAACAGCATCGGCACCATTATTGATGGCCGTTTTTAATGCCGGTAAGTTCCCGGCGGGGCACAACAGCTCCATGATTTCTTGTCCTAGATTATCGTGCGGGGAAGTGTAATGGCTGCCGCCTAATAGTGGGCTTGATGCAGCGCAGATGAGGGCACTCTAACGCTATTGATTAATGGTGGTTTGATATAGCGCAGCGTTATTTACCCCGGCTGCTATAAATTGCCCGCCAATATCTTAAATAGGCTGCAATATGAAAAACCGTATACTCACTGCTGTCATTCAATCTGCGCCAACGCTGGCCGCCGGTGTGTTAACTGTAATCCCCAAGGGCTTGCAATATCGGCCACTGGCCGCCGTGTTAAACACTGTCTTTTCGTCGCTGGTTGAGGCGGGGGAATTTGATTTTTTACAGTACCGTTGGCTTTGTCTTACTGTTAGCGATATCGGCCAGCGTTGGGATATTGGCTTCGATGGCGAGCAATTTATCGTCAGATCAGCCACGAGTTCAGCTGATGTCAGCTTCTCAGGGCGGGCCAATGATTTGGTCTTGATGGCAAGTCGTAAAGAGGACCCCGACACGCTTTTTTTCAATCGCCGGTTGATCATTGAAGGGGATACGGAGCTGGGGCTGGCATTAAAGAACTTAATTGACAGTGTCGATATTGAAGAGTTTGGACCACTGGTTAACCAACTGGTTGATCGCACAGGAAGACTGGCTCAGCAGTACGGTCGCTAATCAGGGATTAAAGATGACGTTTTAAAATGTTGGCGGTAAAATAGCCGCTTCTTAATTTTTACTGGGTGTGATGTGGACAGTTTAACCGAGGTGTATCAGTGTGAGATTAAACCGGAATGGGTTGACTATAACAGCCATTTAAACGATGCCTATTATGCACTGGTATTCAGCCTTGCAGGCGAAGCCTTGTACGATGCTCTAGGGCTAGGTGAACAGTGGCGACAGCAGCAGAACCGCACTATCTTTACCCTAGATGCCAGAACACGGTATTTACGTGAGGTTCACCTCGGAGCTAAGTTAACTATCAAGGCACAACTGTTGGCGTCAGATTCACGCAGAATGCATTTTCTCCTTTATATGTACGCTGACGATGGCAAGGTGCTTCGCGCTACTTCTGAACAGGTAGTCGTGTGTATTGATCCAACGGTGACACGTGCAGCAGCCTTCGATACCGATGCTCAACAACGCATTTCAGATTTACTACAACAACACCTACACGCGGCAAAACCTGCCACGGTTGGTCGGCC
This genomic window contains:
- a CDS encoding enoyl-CoA hydratase/isomerase family protein, which gives rise to MSDTVLKEYQDGVLILTLNRPKKKNAFSREQWQAFADAIAEANTDSKVAAVLVTGAGADFSSGTDLNDFTADDAGEGVHPFDACAEAIVNFDKPLICAAKGICIGGGATLMLHADIVYIGDSLRMRFPFTNLGLVPEFGSSYLLAQVVGTRKAAEIMLLAEWMNADRAIELDLATARFSDEKLLDAALNKAKEIAKWPVRSLIATKRLLKADHQTPLKTALAAETKEMHRLGGSAENIEAVMAILEKREPDFSQFRK
- the ubiT gene encoding ubiquinone anaerobic biosynthesis accessory factor UbiT; translation: MKNRILTAVIQSAPTLAAGVLTVIPKGLQYRPLAAVLNTVFSSLVEAGEFDFLQYRWLCLTVSDIGQRWDIGFDGEQFIVRSATSSADVSFSGRANDLVLMASRKEDPDTLFFNRRLIIEGDTELGLALKNLIDSVDIEEFGPLVNQLVDRTGRLAQQYGR
- a CDS encoding acyl-CoA synthetase; this encodes MADKHFNIGDMFEMVADAMPEREALVCGNSRATFQQLEQRANRLAHYMSAQGVKAGDHVGLYMYNCNEYIEAMLACFKIRAVPINVNYRYVNEELLYIFDNANMVACIHHREFVPAIAEVRDAAKDLKTFISVEDATEHDLSKIGATEFEAAMSSQSDQRDFDERADDDLFILYTGGTTGMPKGVMWPHKNVFFAAMGGGGFFSPLGPLEQPEDIVSRISENQMIGMPLAPLMHGASWWYACILILSGNKLVLNPLRSFDGEGIWQVAADEKVNSIQIVGDAMAIPLLESLKGNEDRWDLSAVFNIGSGGAVFSPAKQEEFKVQFPNCFITNAFGSSESGNMGMDNGNKKEGDSSLGNVARSEFMDVIVEGDSPAEARHAKPGEQGIFSRSGYIPAGYYGDEAKTAKTFIDVEGKGKIWLLTGDAATLEEDGTITIFGRGSNCINSGGEKIFPEEVEQALKAHPAIYDALVVDTPDDRFGAKVTAVVSVREGFDVSLKAVQEEARKLIAGYKLPRELHVVAEVPRGPNGKPTYAEAKKIALSQEFLVS
- a CDS encoding crotonase/enoyl-CoA hydratase family protein yields the protein MTELAISTKNCIVEQKGNVLVVTLNRPEKKNAFSPAMLVGLYKAWRTLEENDELRCAVLTANGDTFCAGMDLAAGPEGGEDTDEIQRLMQSVPNLHWQALLREDVPNKPILIAVEGYALAGGTEILQGTDIRVAAEDAIFGVTEVARGLYPMSASTIRLRRQIPYALAAEVLLTGEHVSAQQCADWGLINHVVPKGQALAKAMEIAEKICANGPLAVKAVMQSLRQHDESMPMAEALVKSDEIAWPVFATEDAKEGMRAFKEKRPAVFQGK
- the ubiU gene encoding ubiquinone anaerobic biosynthesis protein UbiU, which gives rise to MELLCPAGNLPALKTAINNGADAVYIGFKDQTNARNFAGLNFSDKALVKAADYCHQRGKKLHIAINTFAHPGNMPWWQRAVDKAAEIGADALIIADMAVLEYAFTHYPNIERHLSVQASVTNVAAIALYHRLYRLSRVVLPRVLSLQHVEKLAQISPVPLEVFAFGSLCIMAEGRCFLSSYVTGESPNTTGACSPAKFVEWKEHGPQRETYLNKVMIDRFEHGEKAGYPTLCKGRFEVNGDTYHALEEPTSLSTLDLIDKLIDAGVVSVKIEGRQRSPAYVEQITSVWRQAIDKALTSPEHYASEPQWRDTLAKLSEGSQTTLGAYHRSWK
- a CDS encoding nitroreductase gives rise to the protein MAVIEPLAAPKLLDEVIRQRRSTRHFSNRRVDQGLVEKIFQTAQWSPSVGNMQPWRSFVVSGASCDRVRQALLTAANNTGQFPPSKPALQKPGSQYVERDRALKKQLFSTVAAGKTSQQSQDILMDHNFQLYGAPHCAFVFLEQGFNERTSIDLGMYAQNLMLQMEASGIASCVQAEVCVYADLIKQQLNINEPLTLMFAISFGYQQSSDINQLKRSRAPLFETTTFYN
- a CDS encoding U32 family peptidase, whose protein sequence is MKVSLGPIQYHWSRQQIVEFYQAASSSDADIIYLGETVCSKRTELHPNEWIELTEELSNNTDKQIVLSTQTLLETPADMALLKRYCDNSPVLIEANDMGAIGLLSDNKLPFVSGHAINCYNARTLKQLRNLGMQRWVMPVELSRQWLSKLLQEANDIGVDMDFETEVFSHGYLPLAYSARCFTSRNENREKSDCQQCCIQYPQGLAVKSQAQQRIFTLNGIQTQSGYCYNLLNDLASMDNLVDVARISPLDIGSLATVSAFKHRQPDQQPLLASQQQCNGYWQQNIGMANIM
- a CDS encoding CaiB/BaiF CoA transferase family protein; this encodes MGPLSGFRIIEMAGIGPGPFAGMLLADMGAEVIRIDRASANMMSMGANPADITGRGRKSIAVNLKAPEGVETVLKLLETADAIFEGFRPGVMEKLGLGPDVCLGRNEKLVYGRMTGWGQEGPLSQAAGHDINYIAITGALDAIGRSDSGPVPPLNLVGDYGGGSMYLVTGLLAALLEAGRSGKGQVVDAAITDGTISLMSATAGFKAMGIWDNERQSNMLDGGAHYYDSYQCRDEKWVTVGSIEPQFYALLSEKLGVDIGEPGFETQFDKANWPKYKTAMAAKFKTKTQAEWCEIMEGTDICFAPVLNQDEAAEHPHNVARQSYIDIDGVTQTAPAPRFSRTVSEVQGPAVGSGDQTDEILTDIGFTAEQIAAARDSGAIS
- a CDS encoding thioesterase family protein, with amino-acid sequence MDSLTEVYQCEIKPEWVDYNSHLNDAYYALVFSLAGEALYDALGLGEQWRQQQNRTIFTLDARTRYLREVHLGAKLTIKAQLLASDSRRMHFLLYMYADDGKVLRATSEQVVVCIDPTVTRAAAFDTDAQQRISDLLQQHLHAAKPATVGRPLGL